The sequence GTTTCATACGGCAGGGGTATGCTCGCGCAGCTCACGCCGGTGGTGAAATGGCTGATCATCCTGAATCTCTCCTTCTTCTTCCTGGACATGCTTTTCCTCGATTGGAAGCTCAGGAACGAGTTCGCCTTCAGCGTGCGGTCCGCGCTGCTCGAGTTCCGCATCTGGGAGTTCGTCACCTTCCAGTTCCTCCACAAGGATCTGGGCCACGTGCTGCTCAATTGCGTCGGCCTGTTCTTCTTCGGCCCCTGGATGGAGCGCTGGTGGGGGGCGAGGCAGTTCCTGTTTTTCTACCTCGCATGCGGTGTTGCGGGCGCTGTGCTCTACTCCAGCCTCGGCCTGGCGGGATTCCTGCCGGGTGACAACCTGTACAGCGGCTTGGTCGGCGCCTCCGCCGGGATCTACGGCATCCTGGTGGGCGTGGCGGTCATCGCGCCCTCGCTGCGCCTCTCCCTGATCTTGCTGCCGGTCAGTTTCACCATGCGCCAGCTTGCGGTTTTCGCGCTCATTGTTTCGGCAGCATCCATCGCATTCCGCTTCGGCGGGAACGAGGGCGGCGAGGCGGGCCACCTAGGCGGTGCGATCATGGGGTATCTGATGATGAAAACGCATGGCTGGATGGGTTGGATGGGAAAAACGGTGCGCCGCCGCAAAGGCCGCCCGGCCTCCGATTTCACAGCGAAGATACGCCCGCGTACCATCGTGGATCTGGATGGCTCCACGGAGGTGGACAGGATACTTGACAAGATTTCCAAGGATGGTTTCCCCAGCCTGACGGATGAGGAGAGGGATTATCTGAGGAAAGCAGCGGAAAGCGGTGACAAGGCAGGATTATGACAGACCGGGAAATGATCGAAGGGACAGGAAAGGGCGGCGCCATAGCGCGCCTGCGGGCCATCATGCACCGGTTGCGCTCCCCCGGCGGATGCCCATGGGATGCTGAGCAGACCCACGAATCCATCATCCCCAACCTCATCGAGGAGGCCTATGAGACCGTAGACGCGATACGCCGCGGCGATGATGCCGACCTGCGTGAGGAGCTCGGCGATCTCCTGCTGCAGGTGGTTTTCCATGCGGAAATCGCAGAGGGAGACGGGCGCTTCGATCTCGATGCGGTGGCGGACGGGATTTCCGAAAAGCTGGTGAGGAGGCATCCGCATGTCTTCGGTGAGGCGTTGGCCGGTGATTCGGATGCGGTCCTGAAACAATGGGACGCGATCAAGCGCGGCGAGAAAGGGGAGGGGGAGGTGCCCTACCTGCACGGCACCGGGAAAGGCCTGCCCGCCCTCATCCGCGCCGCGAAGCTCCAGAAAAAGGCCGCCAAGGCCGGGTTCGACTGGCCGGTGGAGACGGGTGTGCTTTCGAAAGTCCGCGAGGAGTTGTTGGAGCTCCAGTCCGCCATCGATGCCCAGGACATGGCCGCCGTGGAGGAGGAGATGGGCGACCTGCTTTTCTCCGTGGTGAACCTTGCCCGCTTCCGGAAAATCGATCCGGAGGTGCTGATGGCCGCCGCGAACGAAAAGTTCGAGCGCCGCTTCGGAGGGATGGAGAGCATTCTCAAGGCGGCGGGCAAAGCCATCGGCGAGGCGAAGCCTTCCGAGATGGAAGAGGCATGGATGAAGGCGAAGCTCGGAGAAAGGCAGTAGGGGCATGGAATTTCCCGGCATCGCATCTCTTTTCTTGGTGTCCTGCGCCGCCCTCAGCGCCGGGCGAATGCCGAACGTGATCGTGGTCTTCACCGATGACCAGGGATACGCGGACATAGGTGCGAACGGGTTGCTCGCGGACATCAGGACTCCGCACATCGATGCGCTCGCCGCATCAGGCGTGAGGTGCACGGCGGGTTACATAAGCGCACCGCAGTGTTCCCCCTCGCGGGCGGGGCTGATCACCGGGAGGCACCAGCAGCGTTTCGGTTTCGACACCATCCCCGACGGGCCGCTGCCGCTGGAGGAGGTGACGCTCGCCGAGCGGCTCAAGGCGCTGGGTTACGCGACCGGGCAGGTGGGCAAGTGGCATCTGGAGCCGAACCGGCTTTCCCTCACATGGGCGCGCAAGGCCTGCCCTGAGGCGATCAAGGGAAACGAGCTCAAGCCTCCCGCCGCGCTGATCCAACGCTACATGCCGGGGGCGCAGGGCTTCGATGATTTTTTCACCGGGGAGATGAATCGCTACTTCGCCAACTACAACCTCGACGGCTCCGATGCGAAGCTTGGCGGCGAGACAAAGGTCTTTCCGGAGGAGAAATTCCGGGTCGATCTCCAGACGGATGCGGCGCTGGCCTTCATCGGGCGAAACCACGCGAAGCAGTTCTTCCTGTACCTGAATTACTACGCCCCGCACGTGCCTTTGGCCGCGACGGAGAAGTATCTCTCCCGCTTTGCCGGGGAGATGCCGGAGCGCCGCCGCACCGCGCTTGCGATGATGTCCGCCATCGACGAAGGGGTCGGGAAAATCCGCGCTGTGCTCGACAGCCACGGCCTCACCGATGACACGATGATATTCTACATCAGCGACAACGGCGCACCGCTCGGCGCGCAGTCTGGGGACGGTGCGATGGCGGATATCCTTCCGGTCGGGAAACCGGGGGCGGTATGGGATGGATCCCGCAACGATCCGCTGACCGGCGAGAAAGGGATGCTGATGGAGGGTGGGATCCGGGTGCCGTTCGTGGTGAGCTGGCCGGCAAAGTTCCCGCGGGGCGCAGTCCATGAAAAGCCTGTGATCTCGCTGGATATCGCCGCAACGGCGATGGCCGCCGCCACCGGGAAGGTGCCGGATGGCCTCGACGGCGTGGATCTCGCGGCGGTTTTTTCAGGACAGGACAGTGCCGAGCGCAGCCTGCACTGGCGTTTCTGGAACCAGGCGGCGATCCGCAGGGGGAAATGGAAATACCTCACCATGGGCGACGGCACCGAGATTCTTGTGGATCTGGAGGTGGACATCGCGGAGGCGAATAACCTCATCGCCGCCCATCCCGGGGTGGCGGCGGGGCTCAAGGCCGATCTCGATGCCTGGACGCAAGGCCTGAAACCGAAAGGCCTGCCGACCGCGAAACCGAACGACCAGGAAAGGAAGTGGTACCGGCACTACCTAGGCAGAGAGTGAAACAGGCTCACTTCCTGCGGCGGAGCAGGAGGCCGGCCCCGGCCAATCCGAGCAAGGCTGCGGAGGATGGCTCAGGGACTGAGGTGAAGGTGGCGTAATCGACCTCGAAGTTCTTGGTGTTGTCATTGCCCACCGGATCGAAGCGGAAGCTGTTGATGTTCTGGCTGTTGAGGGTCGGCGCGTTGGTGAGGTCGATGGTGAAAAGCTGCCAGCCGTCAGCCTGTGCGGTGAGGGTCCTGCCGTAGGTGTCGCCTGTAAATCCGCCGGTTCCCGTGACATTCCCG comes from Akkermansiaceae bacterium and encodes:
- a CDS encoding rhomboid family intramembrane serine protease — its product is MAFNGRRVSYGRGMLAQLTPVVKWLIILNLSFFFLDMLFLDWKLRNEFAFSVRSALLEFRIWEFVTFQFLHKDLGHVLLNCVGLFFFGPWMERWWGARQFLFFYLACGVAGAVLYSSLGLAGFLPGDNLYSGLVGASAGIYGILVGVAVIAPSLRLSLILLPVSFTMRQLAVFALIVSAASIAFRFGGNEGGEAGHLGGAIMGYLMMKTHGWMGWMGKTVRRRKGRPASDFTAKIRPRTIVDLDGSTEVDRILDKISKDGFPSLTDEERDYLRKAAESGDKAGL
- the mazG gene encoding nucleoside triphosphate pyrophosphohydrolase produces the protein MTDREMIEGTGKGGAIARLRAIMHRLRSPGGCPWDAEQTHESIIPNLIEEAYETVDAIRRGDDADLREELGDLLLQVVFHAEIAEGDGRFDLDAVADGISEKLVRRHPHVFGEALAGDSDAVLKQWDAIKRGEKGEGEVPYLHGTGKGLPALIRAAKLQKKAAKAGFDWPVETGVLSKVREELLELQSAIDAQDMAAVEEEMGDLLFSVVNLARFRKIDPEVLMAAANEKFERRFGGMESILKAAGKAIGEAKPSEMEEAWMKAKLGERQ
- a CDS encoding sulfatase-like hydrolase/transferase; protein product: MASLFLVSCAALSAGRMPNVIVVFTDDQGYADIGANGLLADIRTPHIDALAASGVRCTAGYISAPQCSPSRAGLITGRHQQRFGFDTIPDGPLPLEEVTLAERLKALGYATGQVGKWHLEPNRLSLTWARKACPEAIKGNELKPPAALIQRYMPGAQGFDDFFTGEMNRYFANYNLDGSDAKLGGETKVFPEEKFRVDLQTDAALAFIGRNHAKQFFLYLNYYAPHVPLAATEKYLSRFAGEMPERRRTALAMMSAIDEGVGKIRAVLDSHGLTDDTMIFYISDNGAPLGAQSGDGAMADILPVGKPGAVWDGSRNDPLTGEKGMLMEGGIRVPFVVSWPAKFPRGAVHEKPVISLDIAATAMAAATGKVPDGLDGVDLAAVFSGQDSAERSLHWRFWNQAAIRRGKWKYLTMGDGTEILVDLEVDIAEANNLIAAHPGVAAGLKADLDAWTQGLKPKGLPTAKPNDQERKWYRHYLGRE